Proteins encoded within one genomic window of Bacteroides sedimenti:
- the alaS gene encoding alanine--tRNA ligase, translated as MLTAKEIRESFKSFFESKGHQIVPSAPMVIKDDPTLMFTNAGMNQFKDIILGNQPAKYHRVADSQKCLRVSGKHNDLEEVGHDTYHHTMFEMLGNWSFGDYFKKEAIEWAWEYLVTVLKLDPNRLYATVFEGNPSEGLERDNEAAAIWAQFLPADRIINGNRHDNFWEMGDTGPCGPCSEIHIDLRSEEERKAVSGLSLVNQSHPQVIEIWNLVFMQFNRKADGSLEGLPAKVIDTGMGFERLCMALQGKTSNYDTDVFQPILKEIAKMAGTEYGVNAQNDIAMRVIADHIRTIAFSITDGQLPSNAKAGYVIRRILRRAVRYGYTFLNQKSAFMYKLLPVLIDNMGDAYPELISQKELIEKVIKEEEESFLRTLETGIRMLDKAIADVKAAGQNSISGKDAFTLYDTFGFPLDLTELILRENGLNVDLEEFNSEMQKQKERARNAAAVETGDWIVLKEGTSDFVGYDYTEYEVEILRYRQVKQKNQTLYQLVLDHTPFYAESGGQVGDTGVIVSEFETIEVITTKKENNLAVHITKELPKHLEAPMMACVDTDKRAACAANHSATHLLDQALREVLGEHVEQKGSLVSPDSLRFDFSHFQKVTDEEIRQVEHIVNARIRENIQLKEYRNIPIADAKELGAIALFGEKYGDEVRVIAFGSSIEFCGGTHVSATGNIGMLKIVSESSVAAGVRRIEAFTGARVEEMLDNIQDTLSDLKALFNNVPDLSAAIRKSIEENAGLKKQVEDFMKEKQIEIKNKLLQNVQEINGMKLIRLVAPLPAETAKNIAFQLRGEITENLLFVAGTEDGGKPMLTVMISDNLVAGGLNAGKLVKEAAKMIQGGGGGQAHFATAGGKNKDGLCAAVDKVIELAGN; from the coding sequence ATGTTGACAGCAAAAGAAATCAGAGAATCATTCAAATCTTTTTTTGAGTCAAAAGGACATCAGATCGTTCCTTCTGCTCCAATGGTAATTAAAGACGACCCCACATTGATGTTTACCAATGCCGGGATGAATCAGTTTAAAGATATTATCCTGGGTAACCAGCCCGCCAAATACCACCGTGTGGCCGACTCGCAGAAGTGTTTGCGCGTGAGTGGAAAACACAATGACCTGGAAGAGGTAGGCCACGACACATATCACCACACCATGTTCGAGATGTTGGGTAACTGGTCGTTTGGAGATTACTTTAAGAAAGAGGCGATTGAGTGGGCATGGGAATACTTGGTAACAGTTTTAAAACTTGATCCAAACCGCCTTTACGCCACAGTCTTTGAAGGAAACCCTTCCGAAGGACTGGAAAGAGACAATGAAGCTGCTGCAATCTGGGCACAATTCTTACCTGCCGACCGCATTATCAACGGAAACCGTCACGATAACTTCTGGGAAATGGGCGATACAGGTCCCTGCGGTCCTTGCTCCGAAATCCATATCGACTTACGTTCCGAAGAGGAACGCAAAGCAGTTAGCGGTCTTTCACTGGTAAACCAATCACACCCACAGGTTATTGAAATCTGGAACCTTGTGTTTATGCAATTCAACCGCAAGGCCGATGGCAGTCTGGAAGGACTTCCAGCAAAGGTTATCGATACCGGTATGGGCTTTGAACGTCTTTGCATGGCATTGCAGGGAAAAACCTCCAACTATGACACTGATGTATTCCAGCCAATTCTCAAAGAGATTGCAAAGATGGCCGGAACAGAATATGGCGTAAATGCACAGAATGATATTGCAATGCGTGTAATTGCAGACCACATCCGCACCATTGCTTTCTCTATCACCGATGGACAGCTGCCTTCAAACGCAAAAGCCGGATATGTAATCAGAAGAATCCTTCGCCGTGCCGTTCGTTACGGATATACATTCCTGAACCAGAAATCTGCCTTCATGTATAAACTGCTCCCTGTACTTATCGACAACATGGGCGATGCTTATCCTGAACTGATTTCTCAGAAAGAGCTGATTGAAAAGGTGATCAAGGAAGAAGAAGAATCATTCCTTCGCACCCTCGAAACAGGTATCCGCATGCTTGATAAAGCCATTGCCGATGTAAAAGCAGCCGGACAAAACAGCATCAGCGGAAAAGATGCGTTCACCCTTTACGATACATTCGGCTTCCCGTTAGACCTCACCGAACTTATCCTGAGAGAAAACGGATTAAATGTGGACCTGGAAGAGTTCAATTCAGAAATGCAGAAGCAGAAAGAACGTGCACGTAACGCGGCAGCTGTTGAAACTGGCGACTGGATTGTATTAAAGGAAGGTACTTCCGATTTTGTGGGATACGACTATACAGAATACGAAGTAGAAATCCTTCGCTACCGTCAGGTAAAACAAAAGAATCAAACACTTTATCAGCTGGTACTGGATCACACTCCTTTCTATGCCGAAAGCGGTGGCCAGGTAGGCGACACCGGTGTGATTGTCAGCGAATTCGAAACAATCGAGGTAATTACAACCAAGAAAGAAAACAATCTAGCTGTTCACATCACCAAAGAGCTTCCTAAACATCTCGAAGCGCCAATGATGGCTTGCGTAGATACCGACAAAAGAGCAGCCTGCGCTGCAAACCACTCGGCTACTCACCTACTCGACCAAGCGTTGCGTGAAGTTCTTGGCGAACATGTGGAACAGAAGGGCTCACTTGTTAGTCCGGATTCACTACGTTTCGACTTCTCTCACTTCCAGAAAGTGACCGATGAAGAGATTCGTCAGGTAGAACACATTGTTAATGCCCGAATCCGCGAAAATATCCAATTGAAAGAATACAGAAACATCCCTATTGCAGATGCAAAAGAGTTGGGAGCCATTGCACTGTTTGGCGAAAAATACGGAGATGAAGTACGCGTTATTGCCTTTGGTTCATCTATTGAATTCTGTGGTGGTACACACGTTTCAGCTACCGGAAACATCGGAATGCTGAAGATTGTATCAGAAAGCTCGGTTGCTGCAGGTGTAAGAAGAATCGAAGCCTTCACAGGAGCCAGGGTGGAAGAGATGCTGGACAACATTCAGGATACTCTTTCCGATCTGAAAGCTCTTTTCAACAATGTTCCCGACCTGAGCGCTGCCATCCGCAAATCTATCGAAGAGAATGCCGGATTGAAGAAACAGGTGGAAGATTTCATGAAAGAAAAACAGATTGAAATCAAGAATAAACTGCTGCAAAACGTTCAGGAAATCAACGGTATGAAACTAATCAGACTGGTAGCACCGCTTCCAGCCGAAACAGCTAAGAATATTGCTTTCCAATTGCGTGGAGAAATCACCGAGAACCTGCTCTTTGTAGCCGGAACAGAAGATGGCGGCAAGCCAATGCTTACCGTGATGATTTCCGACAACCTTGTTGCAGGTGGACTGAACGCCGGTAAACTGGTGAAAGAAGCAGCCAAGATGATTCAAGGCGGCGGCGGCGGACAAGCACACTTTGCTACTGCCGGTGGTAAAAACAAAGACGGACTTTGTGCAGCTGTTGATAAAGTCATTGAACTTGCAGGAAACTAA
- a CDS encoding MerR family transcriptional regulator has protein sequence MAYNSNKDLKLYYSIGEVAAMFDVNESLLRYWEKEFPIIKPRKNARGTRQYRKEDLENIKLIYHLVKEKGMTLPGARQKLKDNKEKTVNTFEVVSRLNQIKEELLNIRKELDAE, from the coding sequence ATGGCATATAATTCAAATAAGGACTTAAAATTGTATTACTCCATTGGAGAGGTTGCTGCAATGTTTGATGTAAACGAATCTTTACTACGTTATTGGGAAAAAGAATTTCCTATTATTAAACCAAGGAAAAATGCGAGAGGAACGCGTCAGTACAGAAAAGAGGATCTGGAGAATATTAAGCTTATTTACCATCTGGTTAAAGAGAAAGGAATGACGTTGCCCGGCGCCCGTCAGAAATTGAAAGACAATAAGGAAAAGACGGTTAATACATTTGAAGTAGTCAGCCGGTTGAATCAAATAAAAGAAGAACTGCTTAATATAAGAAAGGAGCTTGATGCGGAATAA